One genomic segment of Salinigranum rubrum includes these proteins:
- a CDS encoding IclR family transcriptional regulator, translating into MKTIDKTVRVLDALTETNGARVAELADRLEMPNSTVHAHLAALKRHGFVRSSGDHYALGLKFLFYGGAVLYGNSEYSLLDSKVTMLAEETGERAQFITEQNGRGFYLYAETESDTAVQTDVRMGKIVDLHPTAAGKAILAHLPRERVDEIIDQYGLDAYTEHTITDRDELLAELDRIRERGYSVNDEERIPKQMAIGVPVLDKLGEVVGAFSVSGPAHRIRNEEHRARIISLLLGTANEVELNLVYQ; encoded by the coding sequence ATGAAAACCATCGACAAGACGGTGCGAGTCCTCGACGCGCTGACGGAGACGAACGGGGCGCGGGTCGCGGAGTTGGCGGATCGGCTGGAGATGCCGAACAGTACGGTTCACGCCCACCTGGCCGCGCTCAAGCGACACGGGTTCGTCCGATCCAGCGGCGACCACTACGCCCTCGGACTGAAGTTCCTCTTCTACGGCGGGGCCGTCCTGTACGGGAACTCCGAGTACAGTCTCCTCGATTCGAAGGTCACGATGCTGGCCGAGGAGACGGGAGAGCGGGCCCAGTTCATCACCGAGCAGAACGGCAGAGGGTTCTACCTGTACGCGGAGACCGAGAGCGACACGGCCGTCCAGACGGACGTCCGGATGGGGAAAATCGTCGACCTCCACCCGACCGCCGCGGGGAAGGCCATCCTGGCGCACCTGCCCCGAGAGCGCGTCGACGAGATCATCGACCAGTACGGGCTCGACGCGTACACCGAACACACGATCACGGACCGGGACGAACTGCTCGCGGAACTCGATCGGATCCGCGAGCGGGGATACTCGGTCAACGACGAGGAGCGGATCCCGAAACAGATGGCGATCGGTGTGCCCGTCCTCGACAAACTGGGGGAGGTCGTCGGCGCGTTCAGCGTCTCGGGCCCCGCCCACCGCATCCGGAACGAGGAACACCGAGCGCGGATAATCAGCCTCCTCCTGGGGACGGCGAACGAAGTCGAACTAAACCTCGTCTATCAGTGA
- a CDS encoding bile acid:sodium symporter: MRADTVVGRLTHFKNLLVVLCAVCVGILLPGFALYTEPLVTPLVVLLVFSSLRDLRFDEIDPVAYGGLLTLSLLISYALLPLGGMRLASQFLSEGALIGVAIILAAPTTAGSAIIWTRLSGGDDQLSIVISVASLLVAPLAMPLVFQHLVSAHLATPVWPLLVDLAVIVGGGVLLTLVVPRRMVSERTASRGAAVAILLLIYSSVASLDLGSVRLDDLVPVLFVTLLLLGGGLALSLLAGYGMRLRRRTVLPLFFTSTLKNLGIALFVSLSYRSPMTVAAIVTYYILQQLVGAIIADVVPVRSRDRE, encoded by the coding sequence ATGAGAGCAGATACGGTCGTGGGGCGTCTCACGCACTTCAAGAACCTACTGGTGGTTCTCTGTGCGGTGTGTGTAGGGATACTGCTCCCGGGCTTTGCCCTCTACACCGAACCGCTCGTGACACCGCTCGTCGTGTTACTTGTCTTCAGTTCCCTGCGCGACCTCCGGTTCGACGAGATCGACCCGGTCGCCTACGGGGGACTTCTCACCCTGTCGCTTCTCATCTCGTACGCGCTGTTGCCGCTCGGGGGGATGCGACTCGCCTCCCAGTTCCTCTCTGAGGGTGCCCTGATCGGCGTGGCGATCATCCTCGCCGCTCCGACGACCGCGGGGAGCGCGATCATCTGGACGCGGCTGTCCGGCGGTGACGACCAGCTTTCGATCGTCATCTCGGTCGCTTCGCTGCTCGTCGCCCCGCTCGCCATGCCGCTCGTCTTCCAGCACCTCGTGAGCGCACACCTCGCGACGCCCGTCTGGCCGCTGCTCGTCGACCTCGCCGTCATCGTCGGTGGCGGCGTCTTGCTGACGCTCGTCGTCCCACGCCGGATGGTCTCGGAACGGACGGCGAGCCGCGGTGCCGCCGTCGCCATTCTGCTCCTCATCTACTCGAGCGTGGCGAGTCTCGACCTCGGCTCGGTCCGCCTCGACGACCTCGTTCCCGTGTTGTTCGTGACGCTGCTCCTCTTGGGCGGCGGACTCGCCCTCTCGCTGCTCGCCGGGTACGGGATGCGCCTGCGGCGGCGTACCGTCCTCCCGCTGTTCTTCACGAGCACGCTCAAGAACCTCGGTATCGCGCTGTTCGTCTCGCTCTCGTATCGCTCGCCGATGACGGTCGCCGCCATCGTCACCTACTACATCCTCCAGCAGTTGGTCGGTGCCATCATCGCGGACGTCGTCCCCGTCCGGTCGCGAGACCGGGAGTGA
- a CDS encoding fumarylacetoacetate hydrolase family protein — translation MRKVRFRDQAGATREGEWDDDGIQFGGTEYDPAEVDILPPVEPTKIVCVAANYIEHIKEAGRSIPEDLPPRPGFFLKGPNAVAGHGDTVTLPTPAATEEELAGREKGDIVLGQGRMDYEGEFGVVIGEQCRNVSEDDYLDVVAGYTCLNDISNRDDQDLERNWVRGKAFDGSAPIGPVLATPDEVPEEPRVQLWVNGEQRQDSNNDELVFPVSKAISEVSRFLTLEPGDIVAMGTTVGVGPLSDGDTVDIEVEGVGRLTHYVEA, via the coding sequence ATGCGAAAGGTACGATTCAGAGATCAGGCGGGAGCGACGCGCGAAGGGGAGTGGGACGACGACGGCATCCAGTTCGGCGGAACCGAGTACGACCCGGCGGAGGTCGACATCCTCCCGCCGGTCGAGCCGACGAAAATCGTCTGTGTCGCGGCGAACTACATCGAGCACATCAAGGAGGCCGGCCGGAGTATCCCCGAGGACCTCCCGCCGCGACCGGGCTTCTTCCTCAAGGGACCGAACGCCGTCGCGGGCCACGGCGATACGGTCACGCTGCCGACCCCGGCGGCCACGGAGGAGGAACTCGCCGGCAGAGAGAAGGGTGACATCGTCCTCGGTCAGGGACGAATGGACTACGAAGGGGAGTTCGGCGTCGTGATCGGCGAGCAGTGCCGCAACGTCTCCGAGGACGACTACCTCGACGTCGTCGCCGGCTACACCTGTCTCAACGACATCTCGAACCGTGACGACCAGGACCTCGAACGGAACTGGGTGCGGGGGAAGGCGTTCGACGGGTCCGCACCCATCGGCCCGGTCCTGGCGACGCCCGACGAGGTGCCCGAAGAACCGCGTGTCCAGCTCTGGGTGAACGGCGAGCAGAGACAGGACTCGAACAACGACGAACTCGTCTTCCCCGTCTCGAAGGCGATCAGCGAGGTGAGTCGCTTCCTCACGCTCGAACCCGGCGACATCGTCGCCATGGGAACCACCGTGGGCGTCGGCCCGCTGAGCGACGGCGACACCGTCGACATCGAGGTCGAAGGCGTCGGCCGGCTCACACACTACGTCGAGGCGTAA
- a CDS encoding thioredoxin family protein, translated as MTRATDTELLFEAGVLTAEGEDVSLTDAFASAVDDYEEAFTDCSDDRTRAVRERIDGETLVEAFVELGAVDPRSVAELCALSDRLDTTAEDAWLALLPVLRLFRPDPVPGHGAPAQAIPVAADCLPALTRVYSPALVYVWLDDCPPCESLSARLESTFETPRGVSLFAVYGPRDRAFLDEEYSVTAGPALLFMRDGTIDARLYGDQKGSVLRTELERLS; from the coding sequence ATGACACGCGCGACGGACACCGAACTCCTCTTCGAGGCTGGCGTGCTGACCGCCGAGGGCGAGGACGTGTCGCTGACGGACGCGTTCGCCTCTGCGGTCGACGACTACGAGGAGGCCTTCACCGACTGTTCGGACGACCGCACACGCGCGGTGCGCGAGCGCATCGACGGCGAGACGCTCGTCGAAGCGTTCGTCGAGTTGGGGGCGGTCGACCCCCGATCGGTCGCGGAGCTCTGTGCGCTCTCGGATCGGCTCGACACGACGGCCGAAGACGCGTGGCTCGCGCTGCTCCCCGTCTTGCGGCTCTTCCGACCCGATCCGGTCCCGGGACACGGCGCCCCCGCACAGGCGATTCCCGTCGCCGCCGACTGTCTCCCCGCGCTCACGCGGGTCTACTCACCCGCGCTGGTGTACGTCTGGCTCGACGACTGTCCGCCGTGCGAGTCGCTCAGCGCCCGCCTCGAATCGACGTTCGAGACGCCCCGGGGCGTGTCACTGTTCGCCGTTTACGGCCCCCGTGACCGGGCGTTTCTCGACGAGGAGTACAGCGTCACTGCGGGGCCGGCGCTGTTGTTCATGCGCGACGGAACCATCGACGCGCGCCTCTACGGTGACCAGAAGGGGAGCGTGCTCCGGACGGAACTCGAACGCCTCTCGTGA
- a CDS encoding ABC transporter permease, which produces MSIANKISGVGESDFAVVFSSTLKKLLRERMTRLAFLCLVFVLLLGLVGPSIAPYEYNAQQRTEEGELLRYVSPSLEYPLGTNDRGEDVASRLLFGARATVITGMLAGTLMLSIGLLIGMVAGYVGGRTEGLLMRFVDLMYGIPFIPFAIVLITFFGAGFYTTIAIIGLVLWRFIARVIRSQVLQIKQREYIMAAKASGASTPWIIRKHILPNIANMAALFFAMGVGLAILEQAGLSFIGVTDPFIPTWGIMLRNAHQSGRVVEAWWWSFPPGIMISVTVLSLYLLGRGYEQATGDDEVVV; this is translated from the coding sequence ATGAGCATCGCGAACAAGATCAGCGGGGTCGGTGAGAGCGACTTCGCGGTCGTCTTCTCCAGTACGCTCAAGAAGTTGCTTCGCGAGCGGATGACCAGACTCGCCTTCCTCTGTCTCGTGTTCGTCCTGCTCTTGGGCCTCGTCGGGCCGTCGATCGCGCCGTACGAGTACAACGCTCAGCAGCGAACGGAGGAGGGAGAGTTACTGCGGTACGTCTCCCCGTCGCTCGAATACCCGCTGGGGACGAACGACCGGGGCGAGGACGTCGCCTCCCGACTGCTGTTCGGCGCTCGTGCGACAGTCATCACCGGAATGCTCGCGGGGACGCTCATGCTCTCTATCGGGCTACTCATCGGGATGGTCGCCGGCTACGTGGGGGGGCGAACCGAGGGACTGCTGATGCGCTTCGTCGACCTGATGTACGGCATCCCGTTCATCCCGTTCGCGATCGTCCTCATCACCTTCTTCGGGGCGGGCTTCTACACGACCATCGCGATCATCGGGCTCGTCCTGTGGCGTTTCATCGCGCGCGTCATCCGGTCGCAGGTGCTCCAGATCAAACAGCGCGAGTACATCATGGCGGCCAAGGCGTCGGGCGCGAGCACACCGTGGATCATCCGCAAGCACATCCTCCCGAACATCGCCAACATGGCCGCGCTGTTCTTCGCGATGGGCGTCGGACTCGCCATCCTCGAACAGGCCGGCCTCTCCTTCATCGGCGTCACCGACCCGTTCATCCCGACCTGGGGCATCATGCTCCGGAACGCCCACCAGTCGGGGCGGGTCGTCGAGGCGTGGTGGTGGTCGTTCCCGCCGGGAATCATGATCTCGGTGACCGTCCTCTCGCTGTACCTCCTCGGCCGGGGCTACGAGCAGGCGACGGGCGACGACGAGGTGGTCGTGTAA
- a CDS encoding ABC transporter ATP-binding protein, whose translation MSEPILEFDDVSIKYRTRGGGAVHAVNEASFTIGEHEYFGLVGESGCGKSTIADSVVGGLDENGEVTSGAIRFKGTEIQDYSEKQFNKHIRWKEIAVIPQSSMNSLDPVMKLSDQAIEMAKYHTDLSKREAVDRLRELFGVVGIPESRIHDYPHQFSGGMQQRTIIAFSLFLRPSLIIADEPTTALDVIMQDQILDYINALKDDWDVSMLMITHDISIVFENCDTMAVMHGGQMAESGSVIDVFDRPRHPYSILLQNAFPDIRYPDRELAVIDGYPPQLTERPDYCTFADRCPWATQECYEGAPGPETVDGNPAHRAWCIRADEMESLAEEHLTASTQATNILEETHE comes from the coding sequence ATGTCCGAACCGATACTCGAATTCGACGACGTCAGCATCAAGTACCGGACGAGAGGCGGCGGTGCCGTCCACGCGGTCAACGAGGCCTCGTTCACCATCGGCGAGCACGAGTACTTCGGACTCGTCGGCGAGAGCGGCTGTGGGAAGAGCACCATCGCCGACTCGGTCGTCGGCGGACTCGACGAGAACGGCGAGGTCACGTCCGGCGCGATCCGGTTCAAGGGGACGGAGATCCAAGACTACAGCGAGAAGCAGTTCAACAAGCACATCCGGTGGAAGGAAATCGCCGTTATTCCCCAGTCGTCGATGAACAGCCTCGACCCGGTGATGAAACTGAGCGACCAGGCCATCGAGATGGCCAAGTACCACACCGACCTCTCGAAGCGCGAGGCGGTCGACCGCCTCCGTGAGCTGTTCGGGGTGGTCGGCATCCCCGAGTCGCGCATCCACGACTACCCCCACCAGTTCTCCGGCGGGATGCAACAGCGGACGATCATCGCGTTCTCGCTGTTCTTGCGGCCGAGCCTCATCATCGCCGACGAGCCGACGACGGCGCTCGACGTCATCATGCAGGACCAGATCCTCGACTACATCAACGCGCTCAAAGACGACTGGGACGTGAGCATGCTGATGATCACCCACGACATCTCCATCGTCTTCGAGAACTGCGACACGATGGCGGTCATGCACGGCGGGCAGATGGCCGAGTCGGGGAGCGTCATCGACGTGTTCGACCGCCCCCGTCACCCCTACTCCATCCTCCTGCAGAACGCCTTCCCGGACATCCGGTATCCGGACCGCGAACTGGCCGTCATCGACGGCTACCCCCCACAGCTGACCGAGCGGCCCGACTACTGCACGTTCGCCGACCGGTGTCCGTGGGCGACACAGGAGTGCTACGAGGGCGCGCCCGGCCCCGAGACGGTCGACGGCAACCCCGCACACCGCGCCTGGTGTATCCGCGCGGACGAGATGGAGTCGCTCGCGGAGGAGCACCTCACGGCGTCGACGCAGGCGACGAACATCCTGGAGGAAACCCATGAGTAA
- a CDS encoding ABC transporter ATP-binding protein, which yields MSNTDDPVLELRSLEKHFSTSNGIFDAVRHRLTGSSPGSVRAVDGVNMELRRNQVQGVIGESGCGKTTLLRTLMGLYEPSGGELYFHGEPVSEFSKSDWKDFRRQVQLVFQDPFNSLDPKFSVRRTLAEPLQIHGLDYDKERIVEMLESVGLTPAEKYLTRFPSQLSGGEKQRVSIARALITEPDVILADEPASMLDVSTQAEILNLLNRLTDEFGVSMLYISHDLSTVSYICDRINVMYLGRVVEEAPTKELLTDPKHPYTDALIRSIPIPDPHYVRERPDIHGEPGDPINMPTGCRFKNRCPKRMDICDQKPLDVTVEGEETRTVACHLYYDHDATDGRVQDHQPAMTDQPVEEAR from the coding sequence ATGAGTAACACCGACGACCCCGTGTTAGAGCTCCGCTCGCTAGAGAAGCACTTCAGCACGTCGAACGGCATCTTCGACGCGGTGAGACACCGCCTGACCGGCAGCAGTCCCGGCTCCGTCCGGGCGGTCGACGGCGTGAACATGGAACTGCGGCGGAACCAGGTACAGGGCGTCATCGGCGAGAGCGGCTGTGGGAAGACGACCCTGCTCCGGACGCTGATGGGGCTGTACGAGCCGTCCGGCGGCGAACTGTACTTCCACGGCGAACCCGTCTCGGAGTTCTCCAAGTCGGACTGGAAGGACTTCCGACGGCAGGTCCAGCTCGTCTTTCAGGACCCGTTCAACTCGCTCGACCCGAAGTTCAGCGTTCGACGGACGCTGGCTGAGCCGCTTCAGATTCACGGGCTCGACTACGACAAAGAGCGCATCGTCGAGATGCTGGAGTCGGTCGGACTGACGCCCGCCGAGAAGTATCTGACCCGGTTCCCCAGTCAGCTCTCCGGCGGGGAGAAACAACGGGTCTCCATCGCCCGCGCGCTCATCACGGAGCCGGACGTCATCTTAGCGGACGAGCCGGCGTCGATGCTGGACGTCTCGACGCAGGCGGAGATCCTGAACCTCCTGAACCGCCTCACCGACGAGTTCGGGGTGTCGATGCTGTACATCTCACACGACCTCTCGACCGTCTCGTACATCTGCGACCGGATCAACGTGATGTACCTCGGCCGCGTCGTCGAGGAGGCGCCGACGAAGGAACTGCTCACCGATCCGAAACACCCCTACACCGACGCGCTCATCAGGTCCATCCCGATTCCCGACCCCCACTACGTCCGCGAACGCCCGGACATCCACGGCGAACCGGGCGACCCGATCAACATGCCGACCGGCTGTCGGTTCAAGAACCGGTGTCCGAAGCGGATGGACATCTGCGACCAGAAGCCGCTCGACGTCACCGTCGAGGGCGAGGAGACGCGCACCGTCGCGTGTCACCTCTACTACGACCACGACGCGACCGACGGGCGTGTCCAGGACCACCAGCCGGCGATGACGGACCAGCCCGTGGAGGAAGCACGATGA
- a CDS encoding ABC transporter permease produces MSRLQYFVKRTLVTAVLIFLVATALFAFFRAMPGDYTALLIQQGMSAEQVERLQTKWGLNQPFHQQYISYVTNLLTADAGVSFRHGTDVWELVRPRIINSFILVAPAITATYVIGSVVGALIGRYRGGLFEKTSIISVSVFHSVPEFFLGILLIAGFSEALGVFPTSGMLTVRTSIMMQEQPFWEMFFLREFWMHYALPFATITLYFMQYPALIMRNSVVEISGQDFLHYHRLKGLPRVALLRKLYRHACLPVVTLYPISLANAISGLVLVEVVFNWPGIGRLLVDSVLARDFPVIQFVFLIAAVWVILGNFVIDLLYGVIDPRVSVDGDTD; encoded by the coding sequence ATGAGCCGCCTGCAGTACTTCGTCAAGCGGACGCTCGTCACCGCCGTGTTGATCTTCCTCGTCGCAACCGCGCTGTTCGCTTTCTTCCGGGCGATGCCCGGCGACTACACCGCGCTGTTGATACAGCAGGGGATGAGCGCGGAACAGGTCGAGCGCCTCCAGACGAAGTGGGGACTCAACCAGCCGTTCCACCAGCAGTACATCTCGTACGTCACCAACCTGCTGACCGCCGACGCCGGCGTCTCGTTCCGTCACGGAACCGACGTCTGGGAACTCGTCCGTCCCCGCATCATCAACTCGTTCATCCTCGTCGCCCCGGCCATCACCGCGACGTACGTCATCGGCTCCGTCGTCGGTGCGCTCATCGGCCGGTACCGCGGCGGGCTCTTCGAGAAGACGAGCATCATCTCCGTCTCCGTCTTCCACTCCGTGCCGGAGTTCTTCCTCGGCATCCTGCTCATCGCGGGCTTCTCCGAGGCGCTCGGCGTCTTCCCCACCTCCGGGATGCTGACGGTCCGAACGTCGATCATGATGCAGGAGCAGCCGTTCTGGGAGATGTTCTTCCTGCGGGAGTTCTGGATGCACTACGCGCTCCCGTTCGCGACCATCACGCTCTACTTCATGCAGTACCCGGCGCTGATCATGCGCAACAGCGTCGTCGAGATCAGCGGACAGGACTTCCTCCACTACCACCGACTGAAGGGGTTACCGCGGGTGGCGCTCCTGCGGAAGCTCTACCGACACGCCTGCCTCCCGGTCGTCACGCTCTACCCCATCTCGCTCGCGAACGCCATCAGCGGCCTCGTTTTGGTCGAGGTCGTGTTCAACTGGCCGGGCATCGGCCGCCTGCTGGTCGACTCCGTCCTCGCCAGGGACTTCCCCGTCATCCAGTTCGTCTTCCTCATCGCGGCGGTCTGGGTCATCCTCGGCAACTTCGTCATCGACCTCCTCTACGGCGTCATCGACCCGCGCGTCTCCGTCGACGGCGACACGGACTGA
- a CDS encoding ABC transporter substrate-binding protein, translating into MPSSGTNGPETLVNRRRLLQAIGVASAAGLAGCGSGGGGDGGGGGGGGSDGGGGGGGSDGGGDGGGSGGGGGGNGNLGERVPTLTFQYWSDQGPPTVLFEETISQVQANIGEIGVGIETMAMTTGQGIDEVANDTRQFHFAVNSHGPDPARLDPNDLLTNYSAYGAGANGRYNPSNYANCEFTGLADQQRNIGDREERQGVVDQAMSVYSEDIAFITTIERPTIAAANTDQISEIEFGAAGLTDIQWAAFLESGVQTKSGTDAVVASLPSELLTSSFYPTVADSDALVLYTNMTHSPLVMYDSNYELQPNLAESWETNAEGTRTEFTLADATFHNGEPVTPEDVKWTYEFLRDRFHEGTYAWTDLPEDLTVEVVDDSTVAFVTESSSPTLVTSSLAVFGVLPQEAYVNAGIEENPTDFDDPMIGAGPYQITAYNNQQNIALEPHDGHPRYSPTADVFAQIYESVDAVVRAMESGELNLAVALHPEASQQLRDSMGDSVQIINGKAHLPFGVMPQMSFAPAMFREFRLALSNLIDRRNLNETYAFGESDIVLHSTFNSNDHPWHNADVLTQIADETANPERARQVLEDAGWGWDSDGNLHYPPDAELEAWAQGDTPGTDDFPCLG; encoded by the coding sequence ATGCCATCAAGTGGCACGAATGGGCCGGAGACGTTAGTCAATCGACGGCGTCTGTTACAGGCCATCGGCGTTGCATCGGCGGCAGGACTGGCAGGGTGCGGGAGCGGCGGCGGCGGCGACGGCGGCGGAGGCGGTGGTGGCGGCAGCGACGGCGGAGGCGGCGGTGGCGGCAGCGACGGCGGAGGCGACGGTGGCGGCAGCGGCGGCGGCGGTGGTGGCAACGGGAATCTGGGCGAACGCGTCCCGACGCTGACGTTCCAGTACTGGTCCGACCAGGGTCCGCCGACGGTGCTCTTCGAGGAGACCATCTCGCAGGTCCAAGCGAACATCGGCGAAATCGGCGTCGGCATCGAGACGATGGCGATGACGACCGGCCAGGGAATCGACGAGGTGGCGAACGACACGCGACAGTTCCACTTCGCCGTCAACAGCCACGGCCCCGACCCCGCGCGACTGGACCCGAACGACCTGCTGACCAACTACAGCGCGTACGGCGCCGGTGCGAACGGCCGGTACAACCCGTCGAACTACGCCAACTGCGAGTTCACGGGCCTCGCCGACCAGCAACGCAACATCGGGGACCGAGAGGAGCGACAGGGGGTCGTCGACCAGGCGATGTCGGTGTACTCCGAGGACATCGCGTTCATCACGACGATCGAGCGGCCGACCATCGCGGCCGCCAACACGGATCAGATCTCCGAGATCGAATTCGGAGCCGCCGGGCTCACCGACATCCAGTGGGCGGCGTTCCTCGAATCGGGCGTACAGACCAAGAGCGGCACCGACGCGGTCGTCGCGAGCCTGCCGTCGGAGCTGTTGACGAGCAGCTTCTACCCGACCGTCGCGGACAGCGACGCGCTGGTGCTGTACACGAACATGACCCACTCCCCGCTGGTCATGTACGACTCGAACTACGAGCTACAGCCGAACCTCGCGGAGAGCTGGGAGACCAACGCCGAGGGCACCCGGACGGAGTTCACCCTCGCGGACGCGACGTTCCACAACGGCGAGCCGGTGACGCCGGAGGACGTCAAGTGGACCTACGAGTTCCTCAGAGACAGGTTCCACGAGGGCACGTACGCGTGGACGGACCTCCCGGAGGACCTCACCGTCGAGGTCGTCGACGACAGCACGGTCGCGTTCGTCACGGAGTCGTCGTCGCCGACGCTCGTGACGTCGAGCCTCGCGGTATTCGGCGTGCTTCCGCAAGAAGCCTACGTCAACGCCGGCATCGAGGAGAACCCGACGGACTTCGACGACCCGATGATCGGTGCGGGACCGTACCAGATCACCGCCTACAACAACCAGCAGAACATCGCGCTGGAGCCCCACGACGGCCACCCGCGCTACAGCCCCACCGCGGACGTGTTCGCGCAGATATACGAGTCGGTCGACGCCGTCGTCAGAGCGATGGAGAGCGGTGAACTGAACCTCGCGGTCGCGCTGCATCCCGAGGCGTCCCAGCAACTCCGGGACAGCATGGGCGACAGCGTGCAGATCATCAACGGCAAGGCGCACCTGCCGTTCGGCGTCATGCCGCAGATGTCGTTCGCCCCGGCGATGTTCCGCGAGTTCCGCCTCGCGCTCTCGAACCTCATCGACCGGCGGAACCTCAACGAGACGTACGCGTTCGGCGAGTCCGACATCGTGCTGCACTCGACGTTCAACTCGAACGACCACCCGTGGCACAACGCCGACGTCCTCACGCAGATCGCGGACGAGACGGCTAACCCCGAACGCGCGCGACAGGTGCTCGAAGACGCCGGCTGGGGCTGGGACAGCGACGGCAACCTCCACTACCCGCCCGACGCCGAACTCGAAGCGTGGGCGCAGGGCGACACCCCGGGCACCGACGACTTCCCCTGCCTGGGCTGA
- a CDS encoding fumarylacetoacetate hydrolase family protein yields the protein MARVRFRDPSGSTRIGEWVDGGVAFATERFDLDDVTVLPPTDPSKVVCVGLNYQAHAEETDSELPDRPLLFLKTPNALAAHGDTIALPKDKERIDYEGELGVVIGEQCRNVSRAEVDDVIAGYTCVNDLSNRDDQRVEQNWVRGKSFDNSAPMGPVLAPPDALADDAAIELRQNGEVKQSSTIDDMIFSVPEIIEEITKLMTLEPGDVIATGTPSGIGPISDGDTIELEIEGVGTLVNDFVAKEFTGDTAHDFMPDQ from the coding sequence ATGGCACGAGTCAGATTCAGAGACCCGTCGGGTAGCACACGGATCGGCGAATGGGTCGACGGCGGCGTCGCGTTCGCCACGGAGCGATTCGACCTCGACGACGTCACCGTCCTCCCGCCCACCGACCCCTCGAAGGTCGTCTGCGTGGGGTTGAACTACCAGGCACACGCCGAGGAGACGGACTCGGAACTGCCCGACCGCCCGCTGTTGTTCTTGAAGACGCCGAACGCCCTCGCCGCCCACGGCGATACGATCGCGCTCCCGAAGGACAAAGAGCGGATCGACTACGAGGGGGAACTCGGCGTCGTCATCGGCGAGCAGTGTCGGAACGTCTCCCGAGCGGAGGTCGACGACGTCATCGCCGGCTACACCTGCGTGAACGACCTGTCGAACCGGGACGACCAGCGCGTCGAGCAGAACTGGGTGCGGGGCAAGTCCTTCGACAACTCGGCCCCGATGGGTCCGGTGCTGGCACCGCCGGACGCGCTCGCCGACGACGCGGCCATCGAACTCCGGCAGAACGGGGAGGTGAAGCAGTCGTCGACCATCGACGACATGATCTTCTCCGTCCCCGAGATCATCGAGGAGATCACGAAGCTCATGACGCTCGAACCGGGCGACGTCATCGCGACGGGAACCCCCTCCGGTATCGGACCGATCAGCGACGGCGACACCATCGAACTGGAGATAGAAGGCGTCGGGACGCTCGTCAACGACTTCGTCGCGAAGGAGTTCACGGGCGACACGGCCCACGACTTCATGCCCGACCAGTGA
- a CDS encoding universal stress protein, with protein MSILAAIGEEEHSDEVVSVAYSMATAYGEPLVVLHVVPDEEFEAHKEAIESVPDFSDMSFEQEEHSAARYAWRVVERRLGVVDEERVETRGRVGDPTEQILAEADALNASFVVIGGRRRSPVGKALFGSTTQEVLLGATAPVVTVMTE; from the coding sequence ATGTCGATACTCGCAGCCATCGGTGAGGAGGAACACTCGGACGAAGTCGTCTCGGTCGCGTACAGCATGGCGACCGCGTACGGCGAACCGCTCGTCGTCTTGCACGTCGTTCCCGACGAGGAGTTCGAAGCCCACAAGGAAGCCATCGAGAGCGTCCCCGACTTCTCTGACATGTCGTTCGAGCAGGAAGAACACAGCGCGGCCAGGTACGCCTGGCGGGTCGTCGAGAGGCGCCTCGGCGTCGTCGACGAGGAGCGCGTCGAGACGCGGGGTCGCGTCGGCGACCCGACGGAGCAGATACTCGCCGAGGCGGACGCGCTCAACGCGAGTTTCGTCGTGATCGGCGGTCGCCGTCGGTCGCCCGTCGGCAAGGCGCTGTTCGGGAGCACGACGCAGGAGGTCCTCCTGGGCGCCACCGCTCCCGTCGTGACGGTCATGACCGAGTGA